The Aminithiophilus ramosus genome contains a region encoding:
- the dpaL gene encoding diaminopropionate ammonia-lyase — protein MSEILWVQNARRLQRGPKAGVEAFAPDVIDSVRAFHATIPGYEPTPLVGLPALAASLGLASLHVKDESRRFGLNAFKVLGGSYAIARLLARRLGRDLSTLPYPVLTSESVRAELGPMVFATTTDGNHGRGVAWTARVLGQRAVVYMPKGTAPFRLERIRAEGARAEILDRNYDDCVRFTAAEAEREGWVVVQDTAWEGYRDIPLWIMEGYGTMVAEALDQIEARGDALPTHVFIQAGVGSLAAAVQAVLVARLGEAAPQVIVVEAERAACFYKSALAGNDVPLAVTGDLDTVMAGLACGEANVIAFDILRDYAAAFLSCPDPVSARGMRLLGNPLRGDAPIVSGESGAVTAGLLSFLMADPRQRPLRDFLGLGARSSVLLFSTEGDTDPDRYRSIVWDGEFPTVGLSLEGR, from the coding sequence GTGAGCGAGATTCTCTGGGTTCAGAACGCAAGACGTCTTCAGCGTGGTCCCAAGGCGGGAGTCGAAGCCTTCGCTCCCGATGTCATCGATTCGGTCCGGGCCTTTCACGCCACCATTCCCGGCTACGAGCCGACGCCTCTCGTCGGCCTTCCCGCTCTGGCCGCCTCCTTGGGGCTCGCCTCTTTGCACGTCAAGGACGAATCCCGCCGTTTCGGCCTCAACGCCTTCAAGGTCCTGGGCGGCTCCTATGCCATCGCCCGCCTCCTCGCCCGCCGTCTCGGCCGGGATCTGTCGACGCTTCCCTACCCGGTGCTGACGAGCGAGTCCGTCCGGGCCGAACTGGGGCCCATGGTCTTCGCCACCACCACCGACGGCAATCACGGCCGCGGCGTGGCCTGGACGGCCCGCGTGCTGGGCCAGAGGGCCGTCGTCTACATGCCCAAGGGGACGGCTCCCTTCCGCCTCGAGAGGATCCGGGCCGAGGGGGCCCGGGCCGAGATTCTCGACAGGAACTACGACGACTGCGTGCGCTTCACGGCCGCCGAGGCCGAGCGGGAGGGGTGGGTCGTCGTTCAGGACACGGCCTGGGAGGGCTACCGCGACATCCCCCTCTGGATCATGGAGGGCTACGGGACCATGGTGGCCGAGGCCCTCGACCAGATCGAGGCCCGAGGCGACGCCCTGCCGACGCACGTCTTCATCCAGGCCGGCGTGGGCTCTCTGGCGGCGGCCGTTCAGGCCGTTCTCGTCGCCCGGCTGGGCGAGGCGGCGCCGCAGGTGATCGTCGTCGAGGCCGAAAGGGCGGCCTGTTTCTACAAGTCGGCCCTGGCCGGCAACGACGTTCCCCTGGCCGTGACGGGCGATCTCGACACGGTCATGGCCGGTCTGGCCTGCGGCGAGGCCAACGTCATCGCCTTCGACATCCTCCGCGACTACGCCGCCGCCTTCCTGTCCTGTCCCGATCCCGTATCGGCACGGGGCATGCGCCTTCTGGGCAATCCCCTGAGGGGGGACGCCCCCATCGTCTCGGGCGAGTCGGGCGCCGTGACGGCGGGCCTTCTGTCCTTTCTCATGGCCGATCCGAGGCAGAGGCCCCTCCGCGATTTTCTGGGGCTGGGGGCCCGGTCTTCGGTGCTCCTTTTCAGCACCGAAGGCGACACCGATCCCGACCGGTACCGTTCCATCGTCTGGGACGGCGAGTTCCCCACCGTCGGCCTGAGTCTGGAGGGGCGATGA
- the ssnA gene encoding putative aminohydrolase SsnA yields the protein MLIVGNGSVVTRHGALPFLDDGAVAIDGGLIVDVGPTAEIRSRYEGSFLDAAGGLIHPGLINGHMHFYSTFARGFGGKGGSARTFTELLERLWWRLDKALTLEGCHYSALYAVVEAIRCGCTTLIDHHASPHAVRGSLFEVARAVVDGGLSACLCYEVSDRDGPAVAAEGIAENKAFIDHVSRSGDARLAATFGLHASMTLDDATLERCAEAGEGSGFHVHVAEGPEDERLCRERHGLSVVERFGRFGILGPRSLAVHCIHIDDDEKDLLAETKTAVAHNAESNMGNAVGLAPALDLMRRGVLVGLGTDGYVSDMFRALAMAGALQRHGLADPDAGWTEVPRMLFENNASLADRYFALPRGRLAPGCVGDVIVIDYRPPTALSASNVDGHLLFGPGSACVTSVVASGRIVMKDRRLTGLDEERIAARCRELARAVHDRF from the coding sequence ATGCTGATCGTCGGCAACGGTTCCGTCGTCACCCGCCACGGGGCCCTTCCCTTTCTGGACGACGGCGCCGTCGCCATCGACGGCGGTCTCATCGTCGACGTGGGGCCCACGGCCGAGATCCGGTCCCGCTACGAGGGCTCCTTCCTCGACGCGGCAGGCGGTCTCATTCACCCCGGTCTCATCAACGGTCACATGCATTTCTACAGCACCTTCGCCCGCGGTTTCGGCGGCAAAGGGGGGAGCGCCCGGACGTTCACGGAGCTCCTCGAACGGCTCTGGTGGCGTCTCGACAAGGCTCTGACCCTCGAAGGCTGTCACTACAGCGCCCTCTATGCCGTCGTCGAGGCCATCCGGTGCGGCTGCACGACGCTCATCGATCACCACGCCTCGCCCCATGCCGTGAGGGGCAGCCTTTTCGAGGTGGCCCGGGCCGTCGTCGACGGCGGCCTTTCGGCCTGCCTCTGCTACGAGGTCTCCGATCGGGACGGCCCGGCCGTCGCCGCCGAGGGGATCGCCGAAAACAAGGCCTTCATCGATCATGTGAGCCGGTCGGGAGATGCCCGCCTGGCGGCCACCTTCGGCCTCCACGCCTCGATGACCCTCGACGACGCCACTCTGGAGCGCTGCGCCGAGGCCGGGGAGGGCTCGGGCTTTCACGTCCACGTCGCCGAAGGGCCCGAAGACGAGCGCCTCTGCCGGGAGCGCCACGGCCTTTCCGTCGTCGAGCGCTTCGGCCGTTTCGGCATTCTGGGGCCCCGCTCTCTGGCCGTCCACTGCATCCATATCGACGACGACGAGAAGGATCTTCTGGCCGAGACGAAGACGGCCGTGGCCCACAACGCCGAGTCGAACATGGGCAACGCCGTCGGATTGGCCCCGGCCCTGGACCTCATGCGACGAGGCGTCCTCGTGGGGCTCGGCACCGACGGCTACGTGAGCGACATGTTCCGCGCCCTGGCCATGGCCGGTGCCCTCCAGAGGCACGGCCTGGCCGATCCCGACGCGGGCTGGACCGAGGTGCCCCGGATGCTTTTCGAGAACAACGCCTCCCTGGCCGACCGCTATTTCGCCCTTCCCCGGGGACGGCTCGCCCCGGGCTGCGTCGGCGACGTCATCGTCATCGACTACCGCCCGCCGACGGCCCTCTCGGCCTCCAACGTCGACGGCCATCTCCTCTTCGGCCCCGGCTCGGCCTGCGTCACTTCCGTTGTCGCCTCGGGCCGGATCGTCATGAAAGATCGCCGCCTGACGGGCCTCGACGAGGAGCGCATCGCCGCCCGCTGCCGCGAGCTGGCCCGGGCCGTCCACGACCGGTTCTGA
- the ygfK gene encoding putative selenate reductase subunit YgfK → MRHEMRPLSFERELRWALAEWEHRRSIFSVPQALFWVPRQVPFASRLFDRELAAPVGPAAGPHTQMARNIVASWLSGARFIELKTVQAADELEIPRPCIDMADEGYNVEWSQELRLEASADQYIQAWLWVHLLPALLGWPRGGGGTIFNMSVGYDLAGILSAPMQAFMDRLADASDRLAELKATLGRLFPPAADVDLPGRIVTSCTLSTMHGCPPDEIERIGTYLIQERGLHLTVKLNPTLLGRETLLSLLHGRLGFDEVVVPDSVFAKDLAYPKAREIIAGLKERAARRGVTFSVKLTNTLAAANHRGLLEGDEMYLSGRPLFPLAVHLFHRLVEDFDGDLDVSFSAGADALNVADLFACGVRTVTMASDLLKPGGTARILQGLENLEAAMAAASASNLASFAARRREKLADLAARSLSDGRYRKDRSRKEAKVASPLGFFDCVEAPCSAACPVHQDIPLYARLLAEGRRDEALATVLRRNPLPGLTGFVCTQACRERCTRVDYDEPVAIRALKGFAASGEASLGLCRPPSGHRVAVVGAGPSGLAASARLALEGVAVTLFEARRRAGGMMAIAPAFRLPPEVLDRDVKRIVDLGVDLRLNAVVEGPPESLLDAFDAVYVATGFPCDVPLGLEGERAPAVWGALRLLEAVASGERPELGSSVVVVGGGNTAVDAARTAARLCGRPVTLLYRRTRQEMPAAPEEVELLLEEGNVLVELASPVELLFEGGRLRAIECERNRLGEADASGRRRPLATGVCFTLKADSVIAAVGQLQESPLFSKSRLALEKGKLPLALSGRSAVAGIYGGGDLARGPDTVIAACADGLRAAESIARSLGIPAEEPPLPPLPTVGELDRARRARARKEAPCRPSRSPLGERGAFASVEGLFDEEGARAEARRCLQCADLCDKCVEVCPNRANVAYSITTAAVTAPVVEEREGRLVAVGAETVTIRQTGQIVHVEELCNGCGNCATFCVHQGRPYEAKPRLFLGRSAFEAEEENALFLDERALFWREKGRTVRLERLAEGYRYDDDRVEIVVDGAFRLVGGRVKRAFEGPLSLVRAASMALVDEGLRRSAPFLLAARDVQ, encoded by the coding sequence ATGCGCCACGAGATGCGACCCCTTTCCTTCGAAAGAGAGCTGCGCTGGGCACTGGCGGAGTGGGAGCATCGCCGCTCCATCTTCTCCGTTCCCCAGGCGCTCTTCTGGGTGCCCCGACAGGTTCCCTTCGCGTCGAGGCTCTTCGATCGCGAACTGGCCGCGCCCGTCGGTCCCGCAGCCGGTCCCCATACCCAGATGGCCCGCAACATCGTCGCCTCCTGGCTGTCGGGGGCCCGCTTCATCGAGCTCAAGACCGTCCAGGCCGCCGACGAACTGGAGATTCCCCGGCCCTGCATCGACATGGCCGACGAGGGATACAACGTCGAGTGGTCCCAGGAGCTGAGGCTCGAGGCGTCGGCCGATCAGTACATTCAGGCCTGGCTCTGGGTCCATCTCCTGCCCGCTCTTCTGGGCTGGCCCCGGGGCGGCGGGGGGACGATCTTCAACATGAGCGTCGGCTACGACCTGGCGGGGATTCTCTCGGCGCCCATGCAGGCCTTCATGGATCGCCTCGCCGACGCCTCGGATCGCCTCGCCGAGCTGAAGGCGACGCTGGGACGGCTCTTCCCCCCGGCGGCCGACGTGGATCTTCCGGGTCGGATCGTCACGAGCTGTACCCTTTCGACGATGCACGGCTGCCCTCCCGACGAGATCGAGCGCATCGGGACCTACCTCATCCAGGAGAGGGGCCTTCACCTGACGGTCAAGCTCAACCCGACTCTGCTGGGCAGGGAAACCCTCCTGTCCCTCCTTCACGGCCGTCTCGGCTTCGACGAGGTCGTCGTCCCCGATTCGGTCTTCGCCAAGGACCTGGCCTATCCCAAGGCTCGGGAGATCATCGCCGGCCTGAAGGAAAGGGCGGCCCGGCGGGGCGTCACTTTCTCCGTCAAGCTGACCAACACCCTGGCCGCGGCCAACCATCGCGGTCTCCTCGAAGGCGACGAGATGTACCTTTCGGGCCGCCCTCTCTTCCCCCTGGCCGTCCATCTCTTCCATCGCCTCGTCGAGGATTTCGACGGCGATCTCGACGTCTCCTTCTCGGCCGGAGCCGATGCCCTGAACGTGGCCGACCTTTTCGCCTGCGGCGTCCGGACGGTGACGATGGCCTCCGATCTCCTCAAGCCCGGAGGGACGGCCCGCATCCTTCAGGGGCTGGAGAATCTCGAGGCGGCCATGGCGGCGGCCTCCGCTTCCAATCTGGCCTCTTTCGCCGCGAGGCGCCGCGAGAAGCTGGCCGATCTGGCCGCAAGGTCCCTCTCCGACGGGCGCTACAGGAAGGACCGCAGCCGGAAGGAGGCCAAGGTCGCCTCGCCTCTGGGCTTTTTCGACTGCGTCGAGGCGCCCTGCTCCGCCGCCTGCCCCGTCCATCAGGACATTCCCCTCTACGCCCGCCTCCTCGCCGAGGGGCGCCGCGACGAGGCCCTGGCCACCGTCCTCCGCCGCAACCCCCTCCCGGGGCTGACGGGTTTCGTCTGCACCCAGGCCTGTCGGGAACGGTGCACCCGCGTCGATTACGACGAGCCCGTCGCCATCCGGGCCCTGAAGGGCTTCGCCGCCTCCGGCGAGGCTTCCTTAGGGCTCTGCCGTCCCCCCTCGGGGCATCGCGTCGCCGTCGTCGGGGCCGGTCCGTCGGGACTGGCCGCATCGGCCCGTCTGGCCCTCGAGGGCGTCGCCGTCACCCTCTTCGAGGCCCGAAGGAGGGCCGGAGGGATGATGGCTATCGCCCCGGCCTTTCGACTTCCGCCGGAGGTCCTCGACAGGGACGTGAAACGCATCGTCGATCTCGGCGTCGACCTGCGCCTGAATGCCGTCGTCGAGGGCCCGCCGGAGAGCCTCCTCGACGCCTTCGACGCCGTCTACGTCGCCACGGGCTTCCCCTGTGACGTCCCTCTCGGCCTGGAGGGGGAGAGGGCGCCCGCCGTCTGGGGCGCCCTGAGGCTCCTCGAGGCCGTCGCCTCGGGGGAACGGCCCGAGCTGGGCTCCTCCGTCGTCGTCGTCGGCGGCGGGAACACGGCCGTCGACGCCGCCCGGACGGCCGCGCGCCTCTGCGGCCGCCCCGTCACCCTCCTCTACCGCCGGACCCGGCAGGAGATGCCCGCCGCGCCGGAAGAGGTGGAGCTCCTGCTGGAGGAGGGGAACGTCCTCGTCGAACTGGCCTCGCCGGTGGAGCTCCTCTTCGAGGGGGGGCGCCTCCGTGCCATCGAGTGCGAGCGCAACCGTCTGGGCGAGGCCGACGCCTCGGGGCGACGCCGTCCTCTCGCGACGGGCGTCTGTTTCACCCTAAAGGCCGACAGCGTCATCGCCGCCGTCGGCCAGCTTCAGGAGTCTCCCCTCTTCAGCAAGAGCCGTCTCGCGCTGGAGAAGGGGAAGCTGCCCCTGGCCCTTTCGGGGCGCAGCGCCGTCGCCGGAATCTACGGCGGCGGCGACCTGGCGCGCGGTCCCGATACGGTCATCGCCGCCTGTGCCGACGGCCTCCGCGCCGCCGAAAGCATCGCCCGGTCTCTGGGCATTCCCGCCGAGGAGCCGCCCCTACCGCCCCTTCCGACGGTCGGCGAGCTCGATCGGGCCAGGAGGGCCCGAGCCCGCAAGGAGGCTCCCTGTCGGCCGTCCCGGAGTCCTCTGGGCGAAAGGGGGGCTTTCGCCTCCGTCGAGGGCCTTTTCGACGAAGAGGGAGCTCGCGCCGAGGCCCGGCGCTGTCTCCAGTGCGCCGATCTCTGCGACAAGTGCGTCGAGGTCTGTCCCAACAGGGCCAACGTGGCCTATTCGATCACGACGGCCGCCGTGACGGCCCCCGTCGTCGAGGAGCGGGAGGGGCGCCTCGTCGCCGTCGGGGCCGAGACGGTGACGATCCGCCAGACGGGCCAGATCGTCCACGTCGAGGAACTCTGCAACGGATGCGGCAACTGCGCCACTTTCTGCGTCCATCAAGGCCGGCCCTACGAGGCCAAGCCCCGCCTCTTCCTCGGCCGGAGCGCCTTCGAGGCCGAGGAGGAGAACGCCCTTTTCCTCGACGAAAGGGCCCTCTTCTGGCGCGAGAAGGGGCGCACGGTCCGGCTGGAGCGCCTCGCCGAGGGGTACCGCTACGACGACGACCGCGTCGAGATCGTCGTCGACGGCGCCTTTCGCCTCGTCGGGGGAAGGGTGAAAAGGGCCTTCGAGGGCCCCCTCTCCCTGGTCCGGGCGGCCTCGATGGCCCTCGTCGACGAGGGGCTGCGCCGGAGCGCTCCCTTCCTCCTCGCGGCCCGTGACGTACAATAG